From Quercus lobata isolate SW786 chromosome 1, ValleyOak3.0 Primary Assembly, whole genome shotgun sequence, one genomic window encodes:
- the LOC115987884 gene encoding very-long-chain (3R)-3-hydroxyacyl-CoA dehydratase 2: protein MSPLSNLYLCTYNSLHAIGWAIALSRILSSFVTTKSVNGAYASAGELICLLQTAAFLEVVHGAIGLVPSGVVNPLMQWGGRTHFLLAVVRQIDEVQELPSIFITFVAWSLSEVIRYSHYALSCMGSCPYWINYLRYTAFIVLYPIGMALGEMWLMYQALPFIKKKHLHEHLFNGLPFSYYNSLMVLLLCYPFLWLKLYLHMFKQRRSKLGKHHEKKKL, encoded by the exons ATGTCTCCACTGTCCAACCTTTATCTCTGCACTTACAATTCTCTCCACGCCATCGGCTG GGCAATTGCTCTCTCTAGAATTTTGAGCAGCTTTGTAACCACCAAGTCCGTGAATGGAGCTTACGCTTCTGCTGGTGAACTAATCT GTTTGCTGCAAACAGCTGCATTCTTGGAAGTTGTACATGGGGCCATTG GTCTTGTGCCAAGTGGAGTTGTCAATCCTCTAATGCAATGGGGAGGAAGGACTCATTTTCTGTTGGCTGTTGTTCGTCAAATCGATGAG GTGCAAGAGTTGCCatcaattttcataacttttgTTGCTTGGAGTCTAAGTGAG GTAATTAGGTATTCACATTACGCTTTGAGCTGCATGGGAAGTTGTCCATATTGGATTAATTACCTCAG GTACACTGCATTCATTGTGCTGTATCCTATAGGAATGGCCCTTGGTGAAA TGTGGCTTATGTACCAAGCACTACCCTTCATAAAGAAGAAGCATCTCCATGAACATCTATTTAATGGGCTTCCATTCAGCTATTATAATTCGCTCATG GTTCTTCTTCTGTGCTACCCTTTTCTGTGGTTAAAGCTTTACCTGCATATGTTTAAGCAACGGCGGTCAAAACTGGGAAAACACcatgagaagaagaaattgtGA
- the LOC115987893 gene encoding aquaporin TIP1-3-like produces the protein MPISQIAIGSPAEFGQADSLKAALAEFISVLIFVFAGEGSGMAFNKLTDDGSTTPAGLVAAALAHAFALFVAVAIGANISGGHVNPAVTFGAFLGGHISLIRGILYWIAQLLGSVVACLLLKFSTGGLTTSAFSLSSDVTVWNAVVFEIVMTFGLVYTVYATAVDPKKGNIGIIAPIAIGFIVGANILVGGAFDGASMNPAVSFGPAVVSWSWDNHWVYWVGPLIGSAIAALIYEFIFISPNTHEPLPSTDF, from the exons ATGCCGATTTCTCAAATTGCTATTGGTAGCCCTGCCGAGTTTGGCCAAGCTGATTCTCTAAAAGCAGCTCTTGCTGAGTTCATCTCAgttctcatttttgtttttgccgGTGAAGGCTCTGGCATGGCTTTCA ACAAGCTCACTGATGATGGGTCAACAACACCGGCTGGACTTGTAGCTGCAGCCCTAGCTCATGCCTTTGCACTGTTCGTGGCAGTTGCAATTGGTGCAAACATTTCCGGTGGTCATGTGAACCCTGCTGTTACATTTGGTGCCTTCCTTGGCGGCCACATCTCACTCATCAGGGGTATTTTGTACTGGATCGCCCAGCTCCTTGGCTCCGTCGTTGCTTGCTTGCTCCTTAAGTTTTCAACCGGTGGATTG ACAACATCCGCATTCTCTCTATCGTCTGATGTGACCGTATGGAATGCCGTAGTGTTTGAGATCGTGATGACCTTTGGATTGGTGTACACCGTGTATGCCACAGCCGTGGACCCAAAGAAAGGAAACATTGGAATTATTGCACCCATTGCAATTGGTTTTATTGTGGGTGCCAACATCTTAGTTGGTGGTGCCTTTGATGGTGCATCCATGAACCCAGCAGTCTCCTTTGGCCCTGCTGTGGTCAGTTGGTCATGGGACAACCACTGGGTCTACTGGGTTGGTCCACTCATTGGCTCCGCCATCGCCGCCCTCATTTACGAGTTCATCTTCATCAGCCCAAATACCCATGAACCTCTCCCATCTACAGATTTCTGA